The following coding sequences lie in one Arabidopsis thaliana chromosome 3, partial sequence genomic window:
- the SK5 gene encoding SKP1-like 5 (SKP1-like 5 (SK5); FUNCTIONS IN: ubiquitin-protein ligase activity; INVOLVED IN: ubiquitin-dependent protein catabolic process; LOCATED IN: nucleus; EXPRESSED IN: 6 plant structures; EXPRESSED DURING: L mature pollen stage, M germinated pollen stage, petal differentiation and expansion stage; CONTAINS InterPro DOMAIN/s: E3 ubiquitin ligase, SCF complex, Skp subunit (InterPro:IPR016897), SKP1 component, dimerisation (InterPro:IPR016072), SKP1 component (InterPro:IPR001232), BTB/POZ fold (InterPro:IPR011333), SKP1 component, POZ (InterPro:IPR016073); BEST Arabidopsis thaliana protein match is: SKP1-like 4 (TAIR:AT1G20140.1); Has 1410 Blast hits to 1406 proteins in 267 species: Archae - 0; Bacteria - 0; Metazoa - 537; Fungi - 177; Plants - 527; Viruses - 11; Other Eukaryotes - 158 (source: NCBI BLink).) has protein sequence MSTKIMLKSSDGKSFEIDEDVARKSIAINHMVEDGCATDVIPLRNVTSKILKIVIDYCEKHVKSKEEEDLKEWDADFMKTIETTILFDVMMAANYLNIQSLLDLTCKTVSDLLQADLLSGKTPDEIRAHFNIENDLTAEEVAKIREENQWAFQ, from the coding sequence ATGTCGACGAAGATCATGTTGAAGAGCTCCGATGGTAAATCGTTCGAGATCGACGAAGACGTGGCACGCAAATCAATCGCGATAAACCATATGGTTGAGGACGGCTGCGCCACTGATGTAATACCGCTTCGAAACGTCACAAGCAAGATTCTCAAGATTGTGATCGATTATTGCGAGAAGCACGTCaagagcaaagaagaagaagatctcaaGGAGTGGGACGCTGATTTCATGAAGACGATCGAAACAACCATTCTCTTTGATGTTATGATGGCTGCGAATTATCTCAATATTCAAAGCCTTCTTGATCTCACATGTAAAACTGTCTCGGATTTGCTCCAGGCTGATTTGCTCTCAGGGAAAACTCCAGATGAGATTCGCGCGCACTTCAACATCGAGAACGATCTAACAGCAGAGGAAGTAGCTAAGATTCGTGAGGAGAATCAATGGGCTTTTCAATGA